In Leclercia pneumoniae, the genomic window AGCAGGTCGGACTCTTCAATCAGGGTGCAGACCCAGTACGCCTGCCGCCCTTCCTGCATGCAGGCGTTGCGCACGCGGTCGATAATCTCGCTGCGGCGCGTATCCGGAATAGCGACCGTGGTCACCGGCGTTCGGCCTGGCGGCAGCTCGTCAATGGTGGAGGTATCCAGATCGGCGTAGGCGGTCATCGCCAGGGTGCGCGGAATGGGGGTCGCGGTCATGATCAGCTGATGCGGATGGAAACCCTGCTGCAGCCCTTTCTCCCACAGCGCCAGGCGCTGATGCACGCCAAAGCGGTGCTGCTCATCAATAATGACCAGCGCCAGGCCATTAAACTGCACCTGTTCCTGGAATATGGCATGGGTTCCGACAATCATCTGCACATGGCCGCTGGCGATGGCCTCTTGTTGCGCAAGGCGTGCTTTGCCTTTTTGCTTTCCGGCCAGCCAGCCGACTTCGATGCCCAGCGGGGCAAACCAGTTGCGGAAGTTATTGGCATGCTGTTCGGCCAGCAGTTCGGTAGGCGCCATCAGCGCCACCTGTTTACCGTGCGCAATGGCGCGCAGGGCGGCAAGCGCGGCAACCAGCGTTTTACCGGAGCCCACATCCCCCTGAACCAGACGCATCATCGGTACGTCGAGCCCCATGTCGCGCTCAACTTCAGCCACCACCCGGGCCTGGGCACCGGTGGGTTTGAACGGCAGCGAGGCCAGCAGCTTATCTTTTAAATCATCGCGCGGCGTAAGAGGCAGAGCGTGGAAGCGCTGGGCGCCCGCACGCAGGGCCAGCATACTGAGGTTATGCGCCAGCAATTCTTCAAGGATAAGCCGCCGCTGGGCGGGATGTTGTCCGCTCTCTAAATCGCTGAGCTGCAATGACGGCGGCGGACGGTGCAGGGTGCGCATCGCTTCCGGCAGGCTCATCATCCCTTGCGCCAGCTCCGGCGGCAAAAGCTCGGCGATAGCGCAGGTATCCAGCAACTCCAGCGCCTGGTCGGTGAGTTTACGCAACGTCGCCTGTTTAACCCCTTCGGTGGTGGGATAAACCGGCGTCAACGTCTCTTGCAACTCAGGCGTACTGAGATCCCCCTGCACACGATACTCCGGGTGGATCATCTCCGCGCCGTATTTGCCGCGTTTGGCTTCGCCATAGGCTAAAATCCGTCGCCCGGTGGCAAGACTGTTTTTCATCGCCGCGCTGAAGTTGAAGAAACGCATCGTAAGAACGCCGGAGCCATCGCTAATCTGGCAGGTCATCATCCGGCGGCCGCCGAAGGTGATATTGCAGTTCAGGACTTCGCCTTCAACCGTGGCGTATATGCCAGGTAACAGGTCGTCGATGCGGTAGAGATGGGTGCGATCTTCGTAACGCAGGGGGAAGTGAAGCAGCAAATCCTGCACGGTATGCAGGCCAATCTTCGCCAGTTTACTGCTTTGCGCCGCACCCACGCCCGTAAGCGTGTTAAGAGGAACGGCGTCGAGCAGGCGGCCTTTCATGATTTATCCCGCGTACTGCATGGTAGCCCACCACCCGGCATCGGCTTCGATCTCGCCCTGCGCGTTGACGTGGGGGTAGGGTAATTTTTTCTGCTTCGCCACGCGGGCCAGCACCGGATAACCGCCTTCGAACAGCAGGCGCTGTTGCTCCTCTTCCGGCAACATGCTGTTACTACGCTGGTACATACCGGCGTTCTGACGCTGGCGCTGTGCTTCGTAGAGAATCAGAGCGGAGGCCACCGAGACGTTTAACGACTGCACCATGCCAATCATCGGGATGATAATGTCCTGATCCGCCAGATCTAACGCTTCCTGGGTGATCCCGGTCTTTTCCTGACCCATCAAAATGCAGGTAGGACGGGTGTAGTCGATCTCGCGGAAATCGACGGCCTTATCGGAGAGGTGGGTTGCCAGCACCTGCATTCCGCGCCCTTTAAGGTGCGAAACGGCTTCGCTGATGGTTTTGTGATTTTTTACCTGCACCCAGCTGTTGCTGCCCGCCGCCGCGGACACCATCGGGCGCATGCGGTGATCCTGCCAGACGGCGTGCACTTCGTGCACGCCCACGGCATCGGCGGTACGGACGATAGCAGAGACGTTATGCGGCTTATGTACCTGCTCCATGCACACCGTCAGATCCGGCTGTCGCCTGGCGAGCATCTCACAGATACGCTCGTAACGTTTCGCGTTCATCAGCTTAGTTTCTGTTACGGGTGACTTTGATGACGTCCGGCATCACGCGGATTTTGCGCATAATGTTCGCCAGATGCACACGGTCACGGGCCGTCAGACGAATGAAGGCGCTGTAGACGCGGCCATCTTTCTCTTCCGTGTTCAAACTCTGGATATTGGAGGATGCCGTATTGATGGCAGCCGTCAGGTTCGCCAGTGCCCCCTGGTGGTTGAACATATCGACCTTAATTTCGGTGATAAATTCTTGCTCGGTCTCTTTATCCCACTCAACCGCCATGAACTTCTCAGGCTCTTTCTGGTAGCCGCGGATGTTACGACAGGATTCGTGGTGAATAACCAGGCCTTTACCTGGGCTGACGTGCGCCAGAATCGGGTCGCCAGGGATCGGGCGGCAACATTTGGCGAAGGTGATAAGCACCCCGTCAGCGCCTTTGATGGGCAGATGGGTATGGCCAGACGCGCCAGGCGCTATTGGCGTGGCTTCGCCCTGTTGCAGGTTCTTCGCCACGACCACACTCATGGCGTTGCCAAGACCGATTTCCGCCAGCAGATCGTCCATCGTGGCGAGCTTCATGCGCTCAAGCTCACGCTGAATGTTCTCTTTCGGAATCTCGTTCAGTTTACGGCTACCGCCCAGCGCATGGTTGAGCAGACGACGCCCCAGGCTGACGGAGTCGTCACGCTTGAGGTTCTTCAGCAGCTGGCGAATTTTGGCGCGGGCTTTGGAGCTGACGACAAAGTTAAGCCACGCCGCATTTGGGCGAGCGCCGGGTGCGGTAATGATTTCCACGGTCTGACCGCTGGTCAGCGGCTGCGACAGCGGATACGGCTGTCTGTCGACGCGGGCACCTACGCAGGCATGACCGATATCGGTGTGCACGGCATAGGCGAAGTCAACCGGCGTGGCGCCGGCAGGCAGTTCGACAATGCGCCCTTCCGGCGTGAAAACGTAAATCTCATCCGGGAAGAGATCGGATTTAACGCTCTCGATAAATTCAAACGAGCTGCCGGCGCTTTGTTGCAGCTCCAGCAGGCTTTGCATCCAGCGCTGGGCGCGAATTTGCGCCGTAGTGCTGGTTTCACCGTGCTCTTTATACGCCCAGTGTGCCGCAACCCCCATCTCTGCCATCTGATCCATGTCTTCGGTACGGATCTGCACTTCGACCGGCACGCCGTGTGGCCCGATCATCGAGGTGTGCAGAGACTGATAGCCGTTCGCTTTAGGAATGGCGATATAGTCTTTCATGCGCCCCGGACGCGGCTTGTAGAGGCTGTGCATCTGGCCCAACACGCGATAACAGGTGTCGGAATCATGGACGATGACGCGGAAGGCGTAGATATCCATGATCGAGTGAAAACGTTGCTCTTTAAGCACCATTTTGCAGTAGATGGAGTAGAGATGTTTTTCGCGACCGCTGACGCGGCATGGAATACCCGCTTCCTGTAGACGCCCTTCGATTTCAGAGAGGATTTTTTGAATCATCTCTTTACGGTTGCCACGTGCGGCTTTCACCACCTCTTTGATCACGCGGAAGCGGTTCGGGTACAACGCTTCAAAGCCCAGCTCTTCAAGCTCGGTCTTGATGTGATGAATACCTAAACGGTGCGCCAGCGGGCTATAGATTTCGAGGGTTTCACGGGCGATGCGGCGACGCTTATCCGGGCGAAGTGAGCCCAGCGTGCGCATATTGTGGGTACGGTCAGCGAGTTTAATGAGAATGACGCGGATATCCTGCACCATCGCCATTATCATCTTGCGAAAGTTTTCGGCTTGCGCCTCTTTCTTATCCTGGAATTTAAGCTTATCCAGCTTAGAGACCCCTTCCACCAGCTCGGCAACGCTTTTGCCAAACAGCTGTTCCATATCCTGGTAGGTGGCGGGGGTATCTTCGATCACATCATGCAGCAGCGCGGCCATCAGCGTTTCATAGTCGAGTTTCATCTCGGCCAGAATGCAGGCAACCGCCACCGGGTGCGTGATGTAGGGTTCACCGCTTGAACGTGTCTGGCCCTCGTGAGCGTCACGTGCAACGAGATACGCCTGCTGAAGACGCTTAATCTGGTCTTCAGGCAGGTAGGTTTGAATCAGTTGATTCAGGCTTTCAAACAGATACAAGGGCGACCCGCAGGTTTAATTAACGACGACCTTCAGCAATGGCGGTAACGGCCTGCAGTTCTGCGGCTTCCTGATCTTGCTGCTCCTGGCGCTCACGCACGTCGAGGATCTGGTTGTTGATCAGACCTTCTTCGATTTCGCGAAGTGCAATAACGGTGGTTTTATCGTTTTCTTCCGGTACCAGCGGATCTTTACCGCCAACCTGCATCTGACGAGCGCGACGCGCGGCGACCAGCACCAGGTCAAAACGGTTACCAATTTTCTCTACAGCGTCCTGAACAGTTACGCGTGCCATACTTGAAATGCTCCACAGATGAAGAAATGACTGGGCATGATACTGAATGTAGGTTCAGTCTGCCAACAGTTTGGTGATTAATGCGTCATGTCGCTGCTTCTGGCGGCTCATACGCAGACGTTCGGCGCGAAGAATGGTTTTGAGATCGCTCAGGGCGGCATCAAAGTCATCATTCACAATCAGGTAATCATATTCAGCGTAATGGCTCATTTCCGCAACTGCCTGAGCCATACGTTTGGCGATTACCTCTTCGCTATCCTGGCCACGGCCACGCAGGCGGCGGTCTAGCTCATCTTTCGACGGCGGTAAAATAAAGATGCTACGCGAATCAGGCATTTTATTGCGGATTTGCTGCGCGCCCTGCCAGTCGATATCCAGAAACACATTTACGCCCGTAGCCAGAACTTGCTCAATGGTCTCGCGGGATGTGCCGTAATAGTTGCCAAAGACCTCGGCGTGTTCAAGAAACGCATCTCTGGCAATCATCGCTCTGAATTCGTCGTGATTAACAAAGAAATAGTGTTCACCGTGCACCTCACCTGGACGCGGCGCTCGCGTGGTATGAGAAACGGACACCTGCGTGTCGTACAACGGTTGGGTTTTTAACAGCGCCTGAATCAGACTGGATTTACCCGCGCCACTAGGGGCAGAAACAATATAAAGCGTGCCTTGAGCCATGAGAGTCTTTTGTATGTGTTAACGAAGAAAGTCCTACATACGGGCTTATTATACACGTCGCCGCTGCGCGACGTAGCCTTTGTCACATTTTTTCCCTCTCTTGCAGATTTTTGCCTGCTTTTTTCCAGATTTATTGCCCGTTTGCTGCAACAAAAACAATTTCTGAATAACGCCTCGTGGAATTGGCTTTTGCCCATCGCACCCGGGAGTCGGTCTGCGTTATACCCATTCTCATTGCAGGGAGGGGTAACAATGTGGCGATGGGCTGGAGCAGTAATGATGGTATGGAGCGGCTACGGAATGAATCGCCACAGATAATCTAGACACTTCCGAGCCGCTGATAATATTGTTTTTCGTATTCAGTTGGTGGCATATGATCACTCGAACCATGCCGACGCTTACTGTTATAAAACATTTCGATGTAATCAAAAATATCACCGCGAGCTTCTTCTCGCGTTCCGTAGATCTTTTTCTTTATCCGTTCACGTTTCAGTAGCTGGAAAAAACTTTCTGCGACTGCGTTGTCATGACAGTTACCGCGACGGCTCATACTGCCCTCCAGCCCGTGTGATTTCAGGAACGACTGCCACTCATAGCTTGTGTACTGACTGCCTTGATCAGAA contains:
- the recG gene encoding ATP-dependent DNA helicase RecG — protein: MKGRLLDAVPLNTLTGVGAAQSSKLAKIGLHTVQDLLLHFPLRYEDRTHLYRIDDLLPGIYATVEGEVLNCNITFGGRRMMTCQISDGSGVLTMRFFNFSAAMKNSLATGRRILAYGEAKRGKYGAEMIHPEYRVQGDLSTPELQETLTPVYPTTEGVKQATLRKLTDQALELLDTCAIAELLPPELAQGMMSLPEAMRTLHRPPPSLQLSDLESGQHPAQRRLILEELLAHNLSMLALRAGAQRFHALPLTPRDDLKDKLLASLPFKPTGAQARVVAEVERDMGLDVPMMRLVQGDVGSGKTLVAALAALRAIAHGKQVALMAPTELLAEQHANNFRNWFAPLGIEVGWLAGKQKGKARLAQQEAIASGHVQMIVGTHAIFQEQVQFNGLALVIIDEQHRFGVHQRLALWEKGLQQGFHPHQLIMTATPIPRTLAMTAYADLDTSTIDELPPGRTPVTTVAIPDTRRSEIIDRVRNACMQEGRQAYWVCTLIEESDLLEAQAAEATWEELKLALPELNIGLVHGRMKPADKQAVMQAFKLGELHLLIATTVIEVGVDVPNASLMIIENPERLGLAQLHQLRGRVGRGAVASHCVLLYKSPLSKTAQMRLQVLRDSNDGFVIAQKDLEIRGPGELLGTRQTGNAEFKVADLLRDQAMIPEVQRLARHIHERYPEQAAALIDRWMPETERYSNA
- the trmH gene encoding tRNA (guanosine(18)-2'-O)-methyltransferase TrmH — encoded protein: MNAKRYERICEMLARRQPDLTVCMEQVHKPHNVSAIVRTADAVGVHEVHAVWQDHRMRPMVSAAAGSNSWVQVKNHKTISEAVSHLKGRGMQVLATHLSDKAVDFREIDYTRPTCILMGQEKTGITQEALDLADQDIIIPMIGMVQSLNVSVASALILYEAQRQRQNAGMYQRSNSMLPEEEQQRLLFEGGYPVLARVAKQKKLPYPHVNAQGEIEADAGWWATMQYAG
- the spoT gene encoding bifunctional GTP diphosphokinase/guanosine-3',5'-bis pyrophosphate 3'-pyrophosphohydrolase, whose amino-acid sequence is MYLFESLNQLIQTYLPEDQIKRLQQAYLVARDAHEGQTRSSGEPYITHPVAVACILAEMKLDYETLMAALLHDVIEDTPATYQDMEQLFGKSVAELVEGVSKLDKLKFQDKKEAQAENFRKMIMAMVQDIRVILIKLADRTHNMRTLGSLRPDKRRRIARETLEIYSPLAHRLGIHHIKTELEELGFEALYPNRFRVIKEVVKAARGNRKEMIQKILSEIEGRLQEAGIPCRVSGREKHLYSIYCKMVLKEQRFHSIMDIYAFRVIVHDSDTCYRVLGQMHSLYKPRPGRMKDYIAIPKANGYQSLHTSMIGPHGVPVEVQIRTEDMDQMAEMGVAAHWAYKEHGETSTTAQIRAQRWMQSLLELQQSAGSSFEFIESVKSDLFPDEIYVFTPEGRIVELPAGATPVDFAYAVHTDIGHACVGARVDRQPYPLSQPLTSGQTVEIITAPGARPNAAWLNFVVSSKARAKIRQLLKNLKRDDSVSLGRRLLNHALGGSRKLNEIPKENIQRELERMKLATMDDLLAEIGLGNAMSVVVAKNLQQGEATPIAPGASGHTHLPIKGADGVLITFAKCCRPIPGDPILAHVSPGKGLVIHHESCRNIRGYQKEPEKFMAVEWDKETEQEFITEIKVDMFNHQGALANLTAAINTASSNIQSLNTEEKDGRVYSAFIRLTARDRVHLANIMRKIRVMPDVIKVTRNRN
- the rpoZ gene encoding DNA-directed RNA polymerase subunit omega, which codes for MARVTVQDAVEKIGNRFDLVLVAARRARQMQVGGKDPLVPEENDKTTVIALREIEEGLINNQILDVRERQEQQDQEAAELQAVTAIAEGRR
- the gmk gene encoding guanylate kinase, producing MAQGTLYIVSAPSGAGKSSLIQALLKTQPLYDTQVSVSHTTRAPRPGEVHGEHYFFVNHDEFRAMIARDAFLEHAEVFGNYYGTSRETIEQVLATGVNVFLDIDWQGAQQIRNKMPDSRSIFILPPSKDELDRRLRGRGQDSEEVIAKRMAQAVAEMSHYAEYDYLIVNDDFDAALSDLKTILRAERLRMSRQKQRHDALITKLLAD